One segment of Pirellulales bacterium DNA contains the following:
- a CDS encoding amino acid permease yields the protein MPNQLFARKSLDNLVHEMAGEHRLRRALGPVALTAMGVGAIIGAGIFVLVGEAARHTAGPALMLSFVVAGIACVFAALCYAEFASMAPVAGSAYTYAYMTLGELFAWIIGWDLVLEYAVGAATVAHGWSSYLRDLLKANNIYLPLAISGPPIKFDQGHYVATGSLFDGLALAVVVAITAILVLGIRESARFNATMVVLKLAIVLFVIAVGSWWIDPDNWHPFAPYGYSGLSFFGITILGEIGEKGKPVGMLAGASIIFFAYIGFDAISTQAEEAKDPKRDLPIGIIASLLICTTLYIAMAAVITGMVPYQEIDVNAPVSAAFGRIGIDWAQKLIAVGAVAGITSVLLVMMLSQPRVLLAMARDGLLPASFFAAIHPRFQTPWKSTIVTGIVVATMGSLLPIDILSELVNIGTLLAFAIVCAAVLIMRRTDPDAPRPFRAPLVPLVPILGILFCLVLMFSLPWENWLRLAVWLAVGMVIYFCYGRFHSRLALELKREIATHGVSPAGVPVDEP from the coding sequence ATGCCGAACCAACTGTTCGCCAGAAAATCGCTCGACAACCTGGTCCACGAGATGGCCGGCGAGCACCGCCTGCGCCGCGCGCTCGGTCCCGTGGCGCTGACGGCGATGGGAGTGGGGGCCATCATCGGCGCGGGCATCTTCGTGCTGGTCGGCGAAGCCGCCAGGCACACGGCCGGCCCGGCCTTGATGCTCTCCTTCGTGGTGGCGGGCATCGCCTGCGTGTTCGCCGCGCTGTGCTATGCGGAGTTCGCCTCCATGGCGCCGGTCGCCGGCTCCGCCTACACCTACGCCTACATGACCCTGGGCGAACTTTTCGCCTGGATCATCGGCTGGGACCTGGTTTTGGAATATGCCGTGGGCGCCGCCACCGTCGCCCACGGCTGGTCGAGTTACCTGCGCGACCTGTTGAAGGCCAACAATATCTACTTGCCCCTCGCGATTTCCGGGCCCCCCATCAAGTTCGACCAAGGGCACTACGTGGCCACGGGCAGCCTGTTTGACGGGCTGGCCCTGGCCGTGGTCGTGGCCATCACGGCCATTCTGGTGTTGGGCATCCGCGAAAGTGCCCGCTTCAACGCGACCATGGTCGTGCTGAAATTGGCCATCGTGCTGTTCGTCATCGCCGTCGGATCCTGGTGGATCGACCCGGACAACTGGCATCCGTTCGCACCCTATGGCTACTCCGGCTTGAGCTTCTTCGGCATCACCATTCTCGGCGAGATCGGAGAAAAAGGAAAACCGGTCGGCATGCTGGCCGGCGCGTCGATCATCTTCTTCGCCTACATCGGCTTCGACGCCATTTCGACGCAAGCCGAGGAAGCGAAGGACCCCAAGCGCGACTTGCCGATCGGCATTATCGCTTCGCTGCTGATTTGCACCACGCTCTATATCGCCATGGCGGCGGTGATTACCGGGATGGTGCCCTACCAGGAAATCGACGTGAACGCACCGGTATCGGCGGCATTTGGCAGAATCGGCATCGACTGGGCGCAAAAGCTGATTGCCGTGGGCGCCGTGGCGGGCATCACTTCCGTACTCTTGGTGATGATGCTCAGCCAACCGCGCGTGCTGCTGGCGATGGCCCGCGACGGACTGTTGCCCGCCAGTTTCTTCGCCGCGATCCATCCCCGCTTTCAAACTCCCTGGAAGTCGACGATCGTCACGGGCATCGTGGTGGCGACGATGGGGTCGCTGCTGCCGATCGACATCCTCTCCGAGTTGGTCAATATCGGCACGTTGCTGGCGTTCGCCATCGTCTGCGCGGCGGTGCTCATCATGCGGCGCACCGATCCCGACGCGCCGCGGCCCTTTCGGGCGCCGCTGGTGCCGTTGGTGCCGATTCTGGGCATCCTGTTTTGCCTGGTGCTGATGTTCTCGCTCCCCTGGGAGAACTGGCTGCGGTTGGCCGTCTGGCTGGCCGTGGGAATGGTGATTTACTTCTGCTACGGGCGTTTTCACAGCCGGCTGGCGCTAGAGTTGAAGCGCGAGATCGCCACGCACGGCGTTTCGCCCGCCGGCGTGCCGGTCGACGAACCGTGA
- a CDS encoding type 1 glutamine amidotransferase domain-containing protein — protein sequence MPASHDRPLAERRLLMFVDDVYEDLELWYPKLRMIEAGAHVVVAGPEAEQKYRGKHSYPCVSDAAIRDMDAADFDGVIVPGGFMPDKLRRDPKVLDLVRQFATSRKLVAAICHGGWIPVSAGVYRGVRVTGSPGIKDDLVNAGAQWEDAAVVVDRHFVSSRKPDDLPDFCRAILTVLAGDTSHSSPSTIAMAASSS from the coding sequence ATGCCAGCCAGTCATGATCGGCCGTTAGCCGAGCGGCGCTTATTGATGTTCGTCGACGACGTGTACGAAGACTTGGAGCTGTGGTATCCGAAGCTGCGGATGATCGAAGCGGGCGCCCACGTGGTGGTGGCCGGTCCCGAAGCCGAACAAAAATATCGTGGCAAGCACAGCTACCCGTGCGTTTCGGACGCCGCCATCCGTGACATGGACGCGGCCGACTTCGATGGCGTGATCGTGCCGGGCGGGTTCATGCCCGACAAGCTGCGGCGCGATCCCAAGGTGCTCGACCTCGTGCGGCAGTTCGCCACCTCGCGCAAGCTGGTGGCGGCGATTTGTCACGGCGGCTGGATCCCGGTCTCGGCCGGCGTGTATCGCGGTGTGCGCGTCACCGGTTCGCCGGGCATCAAGGACGACCTCGTCAACGCGGGCGCCCAATGGGAAGATGCCGCCGTGGTGGTCGACCGTCACTTTGTTTCCAGCCGCAAGCCCGACGATTTGCCCGACTTTTGCCGGGCGATTCTGACCGTTCTGGCCGGCGACACGTCTCACTCGTCGCCGAGCACGATCGCAATGGCGGCCTCCAGCTCGTGA